One part of the Nitrospinota bacterium genome encodes these proteins:
- a CDS encoding amino acid adenylation domain-containing protein: MSEETVETFVFPMSYSQRRLWFLEQMEPGSAAYHIPAALLMEGKLDTAALEKSLKAIVERHEPLRTTFKMVEGEPCQVIGSKADVSISIMDAAQWPEGERMDIIRRLVAEKSARPFDLAAGPLLRVTLIKAGENKSVLALVMHHIISDGWSMGVLIKEFSENYSAFVSGQEPQTPELAIQYADYSEWQRGMLEGDAWAGMLEYWKNTLHGAPPFLDLPADRQRSPLKTYNGAMERFNIGAGTFSKLDTLCRGNSASLFMCLFAAFSALVSRYTQKEDMVLATLLANRNREELEPIIGFFVNTLPLRLDMSGDPSFQQLLEKARRVCMDAFAHQDAPFDKLVESLNPERNLGHTPIVNVMMTLQNTPGVEFALPGLAIKPFEGAAKISARFDLELYLWEGDGALRGDFIYNTDLFDASRIKRMAGHFVRLLSDAAENPSKRISLLGLLDDEERGLVTTTWNDTGFEYPRERRVHQLFEENAARHPDKAAVRTGDASMTYSELNSAANRVARAILSKGAVRNEIVGVMMKRSAETLGAILGILKAGCAYLPLDTKYPRSRIEYMLVNAGARIVVTDGSLGGTLPGFGGEIINVKDEWISGMDAANPDIVPASGDLAYVIYTSGSTGLPKGAGVEHGGLMNYIWWAKTNYAKEGPVDFPLFTSLSFDLTVTSIFTPLVSGGAVAVYPEDDASDGSILKVIDDNMVDVIKLTPSHLALMAMADLSKSKLRRLVLGGEELKTSLAGRIHTLTGGRVEIINEYGPTETTVGCMIHIFDPEKATGKAVPIGKPAGNVKLYILDGSMNPMPIGVPGELYISGDGAARGYVNNPGLTAERFLDDPFVPGGRMYKSGDVAYWREDGVMELIGRADGQVKVQGYRIEPGEIESAILSFDGVKECVVDVTIHSGAVAVPEGGYCAECGLPYNYPGAAIGADGVCGACRDFNAYKEKAEGYFKTPADLETLFRDGAPSANGSYDCLALYSGGKDSTYMLFKLAEMGLKILAFTFDNGYLYEGAKENIRRVAEKLGIDHVFSSTPHINAILADSLRRYSNVCNECFKVVYTLGVKVAKGKGIKRVVTGLSRGQLYETRLAELFRAEVFGEEEIERAVMAARRLYHRMDDAVATLMDVSLLQDGSVLDEMRFVDFYRYTGVTREQIMGYLTQNAPWINPAETSGCTTNCRINDAGIFVHSMERGYNNYALPNSWEVRLGHKKREESIKELESPLDMESVRTMLKQIGYDARGAGDGQWKRLVAYYTSDRPVAPEEMRGSLAGRLPEFMIPSKFVRLEKMPLTVNGKVDKKELARLGQGAAPAEKRRYEKPTNIVEEKIAEIWTKGLGLEKVGIGENFFELGGHSLMATQVVSRLRAEFSVDLPLISIFEKPTVAQLAELVIQAQLAAMDGDELEALLDEADRIADE, translated from the coding sequence ATGAGCGAAGAGACGGTTGAAACATTCGTGTTTCCCATGTCCTATTCCCAAAGGAGGCTGTGGTTCCTCGAACAGATGGAGCCGGGCTCGGCGGCCTACCATATTCCGGCCGCCCTTTTAATGGAAGGAAAGCTGGACACAGCAGCGTTGGAAAAGAGTCTCAAGGCGATCGTGGAGCGCCATGAACCTTTGCGCACCACTTTCAAAATGGTGGAAGGGGAACCGTGCCAGGTGATCGGCTCCAAAGCGGACGTTTCCATTTCAATCATGGACGCGGCGCAGTGGCCTGAGGGGGAGAGGATGGACATTATACGCCGCCTGGTCGCCGAAAAGTCCGCCCGTCCGTTCGACCTTGCCGCCGGGCCGCTTCTGCGGGTCACCCTGATAAAGGCAGGCGAAAACAAAAGTGTGCTGGCCCTGGTTATGCATCATATCATTTCCGACGGGTGGTCCATGGGGGTGTTGATAAAGGAGTTTTCGGAGAATTATTCCGCCTTCGTCTCCGGTCAGGAGCCGCAAACGCCGGAGCTTGCCATCCAGTACGCCGATTACTCCGAGTGGCAGCGTGGAATGCTTGAGGGGGATGCATGGGCCGGCATGCTCGAATACTGGAAAAACACGCTCCACGGCGCGCCGCCGTTTCTGGACTTGCCCGCGGACAGGCAACGCTCTCCACTCAAGACATACAACGGCGCCATGGAGAGGTTTAACATCGGAGCCGGGACTTTCAGCAAGCTCGACACCCTTTGCCGGGGGAATTCGGCCTCGCTATTCATGTGTTTGTTCGCGGCCTTTTCCGCTCTTGTGTCCAGGTACACGCAAAAGGAGGACATGGTCCTGGCCACACTTCTGGCCAACAGGAACAGGGAAGAGCTTGAGCCGATAATCGGTTTTTTCGTGAACACGCTTCCACTGCGGCTGGACATGTCCGGCGATCCATCTTTCCAGCAATTGCTGGAGAAGGCCCGCCGCGTGTGCATGGACGCGTTCGCCCATCAGGACGCCCCGTTTGACAAGCTTGTCGAATCGCTCAATCCCGAGCGCAATCTTGGCCATACGCCCATAGTCAACGTGATGATGACACTGCAGAATACGCCGGGAGTGGAGTTCGCGCTTCCGGGCCTCGCCATAAAGCCCTTTGAAGGGGCCGCGAAAATCTCCGCCCGGTTCGACCTGGAGCTTTACCTGTGGGAAGGGGATGGCGCCTTGCGAGGCGATTTCATTTACAATACGGACCTTTTTGACGCCTCGCGCATAAAACGTATGGCGGGCCATTTTGTCCGGCTTCTCTCAGACGCCGCCGAAAATCCCAGCAAGCGTATTTCGTTGCTTGGCCTGCTCGACGATGAGGAAAGAGGGCTTGTCACAACCACGTGGAATGATACCGGCTTTGAATATCCGAGGGAGAGGCGGGTACACCAGCTTTTCGAGGAGAACGCGGCCCGGCATCCCGATAAAGCCGCGGTCAGGACCGGCGATGCGTCCATGACTTACAGTGAACTTAATTCCGCCGCCAACCGGGTCGCCCGGGCGATCTTGTCCAAAGGCGCCGTGCGCAACGAAATCGTGGGGGTGATGATGAAGCGGTCGGCGGAGACGCTCGGCGCGATCCTTGGGATACTCAAGGCCGGATGCGCCTATCTGCCGCTGGACACAAAATATCCGCGGAGCAGGATAGAGTACATGCTCGTCAACGCCGGAGCGCGGATAGTTGTGACGGATGGAAGCCTTGGCGGGACCTTGCCTGGATTCGGCGGTGAAATCATAAATGTGAAGGATGAATGGATCAGCGGAATGGACGCCGCTAATCCGGACATCGTCCCGGCCTCCGGTGATCTTGCATACGTGATATACACCTCCGGCTCCACTGGCTTGCCCAAAGGGGCGGGGGTGGAGCACGGCGGACTTATGAATTACATCTGGTGGGCGAAGACAAATTACGCGAAGGAAGGCCCAGTGGATTTCCCGCTGTTCACATCCCTTTCGTTCGACCTGACGGTGACGTCCATATTCACCCCGTTGGTCTCCGGCGGCGCGGTTGCCGTTTATCCGGAGGATGACGCGTCGGACGGCTCCATATTGAAAGTCATAGATGACAACATGGTGGACGTGATAAAGCTCACCCCATCGCATCTTGCGCTTATGGCGATGGCGGACCTGTCAAAGTCGAAGCTGAGGCGGCTGGTCCTCGGCGGGGAGGAGTTGAAGACATCGCTTGCCGGCAGGATACACACCCTCACAGGCGGCCGGGTTGAAATCATCAACGAGTACGGCCCAACGGAGACCACTGTGGGCTGCATGATCCACATTTTCGATCCGGAAAAGGCCACGGGGAAGGCCGTGCCGATAGGAAAGCCCGCTGGCAACGTAAAACTGTATATCCTCGACGGCTCCATGAATCCCATGCCCATCGGTGTCCCGGGCGAGCTGTACATTTCAGGCGATGGCGCCGCCAGAGGTTACGTCAACAATCCCGGCCTCACCGCCGAAAGGTTTTTGGACGATCCGTTCGTCCCCGGCGGAAGGATGTACAAGAGCGGCGATGTGGCGTATTGGCGCGAAGACGGGGTGATGGAGCTGATTGGCAGGGCCGATGGGCAGGTGAAGGTGCAGGGATACAGGATCGAGCCGGGCGAGATAGAGAGCGCCATACTCTCTTTTGACGGAGTGAAGGAGTGCGTCGTGGACGTGACGATCCACTCCGGAGCGGTCGCCGTTCCTGAAGGGGGCTATTGCGCCGAATGCGGCCTGCCATACAACTATCCCGGCGCGGCCATCGGCGCCGACGGCGTTTGTGGGGCATGCAGGGACTTCAATGCGTACAAGGAAAAGGCCGAAGGCTACTTTAAGACGCCGGCCGATCTTGAAACGCTTTTCCGCGACGGCGCGCCGTCCGCAAACGGGAGTTACGACTGCCTGGCCCTTTACAGCGGCGGTAAGGACAGCACCTATATGCTTTTCAAGCTGGCTGAAATGGGGCTTAAGATATTGGCCTTCACCTTCGACAACGGATACCTGTACGAAGGGGCCAAGGAGAACATAAGGAGAGTTGCCGAAAAGCTTGGGATAGACCACGTGTTCAGCTCCACCCCGCACATTAACGCGATCCTGGCCGACAGCCTCCGGCGATACAGCAACGTGTGCAACGAGTGTTTCAAGGTTGTTTACACCCTGGGGGTGAAGGTTGCGAAGGGAAAAGGGATCAAGCGCGTGGTGACGGGTCTTTCCCGGGGCCAGCTTTATGAAACGCGCCTTGCGGAGCTTTTCCGGGCCGAAGTGTTCGGCGAGGAGGAGATAGAACGGGCCGTCATGGCCGCGCGCAGGCTGTACCATCGCATGGACGACGCTGTGGCCACACTCATGGACGTGAGCTTGCTGCAGGACGGCTCGGTCCTCGACGAAATGCGGTTCGTTGATTTCTACCGCTACACCGGCGTCACCCGCGAGCAGATCATGGGCTATCTGACCCAAAACGCCCCGTGGATAAATCCGGCGGAGACCTCCGGATGCACCACAAACTGCCGGATCAACGACGCGGGCATATTCGTCCACTCCATGGAGCGCGGATACAACAATTATGCCCTGCCAAACAGCTGGGAGGTGCGCTTGGGGCACAAGAAACGCGAAGAGTCCATCAAGGAGCTTGAAAGCCCGCTGGACATGGAGTCGGTGAGGACGATGCTAAAACAGATCGGATACGACGCGCGGGGGGCGGGGGACGGCCAGTGGAAACGCCTGGTGGCGTACTACACTTCGGACAGGCCCGTTGCGCCGGAGGAAATGCGCGGATCGCTGGCCGGGCGGCTTCCCGAATTCATGATACCGTCGAAATTCGTCCGGCTGGAGAAAATGCCGCTGACCGTGAACGGCAAGGTGGACAAAAAAGAGCTGGCCCGTTTGGGGCAGGGCGCCGCCCCCGCGGAGAAACGGCGTTATGAAAAGCCGACGAATATCGTGGAGGAGAAGATCGCGGAAATCTGGACCAAGGGGCTGGGGCTGGAAAAAGTGGGGATAGGCGAAAATTTCTTCGAGCTTGGTGGCCACTCCCTGATGGCCACACAGGTTGTGTCGCGGCTGCGGGCGGAATTTTCGGTGGACCTGCCGCTCATCTCCATTTTTGAAAAGCCGACGGTTGCCCAGTTGGCCGAGCTTGTCATCCAGGCGCAACTTGCGGCGATGGACGGCGACGAACTGGAAGCCCTTCTAGACGAAGCGGACAGGATCGCCGATGAGTGA
- a CDS encoding amino acid adenylation domain-containing protein: protein MSEAIRRFENLPAKKRELALKLLKERAASATGDGESRIAKARPEEKREPSFSQTRLWFLCQIDTASVAYNLSFALKLSGALDAEALRKALDAMAERQESLRTSFADDNGRPVAVVAEKVTIPFKIMDISTDAQGGEPLTRKIIEDEARTPFNLGQAPLARSLLIRIGPGEHVFFFGMSHIISDAWTTGVLAKEISAFYGSFATGVPHGLAPLSIQYSDYAAWQRKRLSGERLSSLMDYWKKAMDGAPGITTPPADGIRPAVQTFDGKTMEFALGESLTKKLGALAARHEASLFMVLMAGFAALLSRLCGQEDVVIGYPIANRTFRETEPVAGFFVNTLLMRTLLDPAATFSSLIAQVRARALEAYERQELPFEKLVEELSPERSLSHSPLFQVMFVWDNTPSPEMKLGALSISSHKYESSSAHFDLTVGMRETSAGLLGLMEYNTALYSGKTIGRYIKSFQLLLENMADDPGMAVINAPMMDDARIREFLETCEGPSCPRPREGTVHGMFESAVLANRSVTAVESSDVTLTYENLNGRANRLARLLIEKGIGPDRVAGVMMRRSPEMMTTVLAILKAGGAYMPIDVEYPPARIAAMIQDSGASVIVTDTVSLNGCGEEALNAAGGNRPRIIAVDALGGSLEQYGAGNIGMTAGPENLAYVLYTSGSTGKPKGVAMPHRALANLMRWQLAQPGFKLKAKTLQFTTLTFDVSFQEIFSTWLTGGTLALMPDEARRDIPEVLRIIAGRGVERVFMPFVALRQMCESAISLGIWPSPLKEVITAGEQLRVTPEIAEFFRGLPGLSLVNHYGPTESHVVTSFTLPQNVADWPHTPPIGRPVSNCRIYILNQAMRPSPTGVYGEVHIGGAALAKGYLNNETLTRERFVADPFRNDGAMLYKTGDRARYLPDGNIEFSGRLDNQVKIRGHRIEPGEIEAALAACPGAGETAVIIKEEGQGDRRLAAFYTSKNGGLSPSSAKEYLKARLPEYMIPSSVTALESLPMTPSGKIDRKALAAMETEHAAQDTGGRPLAPAEEIMAGIWTELLGTCAIGAQSNFFELGGHSLLATRLVSRIKSAFSTVIELRAVFENQTLAALCRHVAGTMAGCPGGLPPITVVKRSGPVPLSSGQERLWFEEQMEGPSPKYNMASCLKLAGRLDVAAVEKSVNEIVRRHETLRTAFTMVDGEPMQVIARPSGLSMPVEDLSAMPEQARREALKARMDENFTRPFDLAAGPLFRSSLVRLGDSEYALLLAMSHIISDGWSIGVFVREFCALYNAFSGGAPARLPPMPVQYADFAAWQRGWLDGPVMNGQLQYWKERLAGAPELFALPSARQPSSTGKTPAGGFVPMRIEPDMARALIELGHRFGASLFMTMLAAFGTLLARHSGAEDIVIGTPIANRNTREVEDLIGFFVNMLPLRLDFSGDPEFSAMVARTRDTALGAFANQDAPFGELVRVINPKRESGRHPLFQVVFVMQNAPAGGLELDGITAEAVAGDTILPKYDLLFSFAQGAGGELHGVIEYNADMYGRSLVETLAAHYMDILGQAAKDPATRLYDFTIGAHAGAPDTSAFGMAGENNDDFQF, encoded by the coding sequence ATGAGTGAGGCCATCAGGCGCTTTGAAAATCTCCCGGCGAAAAAACGGGAGCTGGCCCTAAAGCTGCTCAAGGAGCGCGCGGCGTCCGCCACCGGGGATGGTGAAAGCCGCATTGCAAAAGCGCGCCCGGAGGAAAAAAGGGAGCCGTCGTTTTCCCAGACGCGGCTTTGGTTCCTCTGCCAGATAGACACGGCCAGCGTGGCCTATAACTTATCTTTTGCGCTCAAGCTTTCTGGCGCACTGGACGCGGAAGCCCTGCGCAAGGCGCTGGACGCGATGGCGGAACGCCAGGAATCGCTTAGGACATCGTTTGCCGATGACAACGGCAGGCCAGTGGCCGTAGTGGCGGAAAAGGTGACAATTCCGTTTAAAATCATGGACATTTCCACGGATGCGCAGGGTGGGGAACCGCTCACCCGTAAGATTATAGAGGACGAGGCCCGCACTCCATTCAATCTTGGCCAGGCTCCACTGGCCCGGTCGCTTTTAATCAGGATCGGCCCCGGTGAGCATGTGTTCTTTTTTGGCATGAGCCACATAATCTCCGACGCATGGACGACGGGTGTGCTGGCAAAAGAGATTTCCGCGTTTTATGGAAGTTTCGCCACTGGAGTTCCACATGGGCTTGCGCCACTTTCGATACAGTATTCAGACTACGCGGCATGGCAGCGCAAACGGCTTTCTGGAGAGAGGCTGTCAAGCCTCATGGACTATTGGAAAAAAGCGATGGATGGCGCGCCCGGGATCACTACGCCGCCTGCGGACGGGATCAGGCCTGCGGTCCAGACGTTCGACGGAAAAACCATGGAGTTTGCTCTCGGGGAGAGCTTGACCAAAAAACTCGGCGCGCTGGCGGCAAGGCATGAGGCAAGCCTTTTCATGGTCCTTATGGCTGGTTTTGCCGCCCTCCTTTCCCGCCTGTGCGGCCAGGAGGACGTGGTGATAGGTTATCCGATCGCCAACAGGACTTTCCGCGAGACCGAGCCCGTGGCCGGCTTTTTCGTGAACACGCTCCTCATGCGGACCCTGCTTGACCCGGCGGCGACCTTTTCCTCACTTATAGCCCAGGTGAGGGCGCGGGCCTTGGAGGCCTATGAGCGGCAGGAACTCCCTTTTGAAAAGCTCGTCGAAGAGTTGAGCCCGGAACGATCCCTGAGCCACTCGCCGTTGTTCCAGGTCATGTTCGTGTGGGACAACACACCCAGCCCGGAAATGAAACTTGGGGCGCTTTCAATATCCAGCCATAAATATGAATCCTCCTCCGCCCATTTCGACCTGACAGTCGGCATGCGCGAGACCTCCGCAGGGCTTTTGGGACTCATGGAATATAACACCGCGCTCTATAGCGGCAAAACGATCGGCCGTTATATAAAAAGCTTCCAGCTTCTTCTTGAAAATATGGCCGATGACCCCGGCATGGCGGTAATAAATGCGCCGATGATGGACGACGCCAGGATCCGCGAATTTCTTGAGACCTGCGAGGGGCCGTCCTGCCCCCGACCGCGGGAAGGGACCGTGCACGGGATGTTTGAAAGCGCTGTCTTGGCCAATCGCTCCGTGACGGCGGTGGAAAGCTCCGATGTAACGCTCACATACGAAAATCTCAACGGCAGAGCCAACCGCCTTGCCAGGCTGCTTATTGAAAAGGGGATTGGACCGGACCGCGTTGCGGGGGTGATGATGCGCCGCTCGCCGGAGATGATGACGACTGTGCTTGCAATATTGAAAGCGGGTGGGGCGTATATGCCCATAGACGTGGAATATCCCCCGGCCCGTATAGCCGCGATGATCCAGGACAGCGGGGCGTCGGTGATAGTGACGGACACTGTATCCCTCAACGGCTGCGGCGAGGAAGCTTTGAATGCGGCGGGCGGTAACCGGCCGCGGATCATCGCCGTGGACGCGCTGGGCGGCTCGCTGGAACAATATGGCGCGGGGAACATCGGCATGACCGCAGGCCCGGAAAACCTCGCCTATGTGCTATACACATCCGGCTCCACGGGAAAGCCCAAGGGAGTGGCCATGCCCCACCGCGCGCTGGCGAACCTTATGCGGTGGCAACTGGCCCAGCCGGGCTTTAAATTGAAGGCCAAGACCCTGCAATTCACCACTCTGACCTTTGACGTGTCGTTCCAAGAGATTTTTTCCACATGGCTGACCGGGGGGACGCTTGCGCTGATGCCCGACGAGGCTCGCCGCGACATCCCGGAGGTCTTGCGGATCATCGCCGGGCGCGGCGTGGAGCGTGTGTTCATGCCCTTTGTGGCGTTGCGCCAGATGTGCGAGTCGGCCATCAGCCTCGGGATTTGGCCATCGCCGCTAAAAGAAGTGATCACAGCGGGGGAGCAACTGCGGGTGACGCCGGAAATAGCGGAGTTTTTCAGGGGGCTGCCGGGACTTTCGCTTGTTAACCATTATGGCCCCACGGAAAGCCACGTGGTGACCTCATTCACCCTGCCGCAAAATGTGGCCGATTGGCCCCACACGCCCCCAATCGGCCGGCCAGTGTCCAACTGCCGTATATATATCCTCAATCAGGCGATGCGGCCATCGCCAACAGGGGTGTATGGCGAGGTGCACATCGGCGGCGCGGCGCTGGCGAAAGGATATCTGAACAACGAGACGCTCACTCGTGAAAGGTTCGTGGCGGACCCGTTCCGTAATGATGGAGCCATGCTGTACAAGACCGGGGACCGGGCCCGCTACCTGCCGGACGGCAATATCGAGTTTTCAGGGCGGCTGGACAACCAGGTGAAGATACGCGGCCACCGCATCGAGCCCGGGGAGATAGAAGCGGCCCTGGCGGCCTGTCCCGGCGCTGGCGAGACGGCGGTGATAATAAAAGAAGAGGGGCAGGGGGATCGGCGGCTCGCCGCTTTTTACACATCGAAAAACGGCGGATTGAGCCCATCGTCCGCCAAAGAGTATCTTAAGGCCCGGCTTCCCGAGTATATGATCCCATCGAGCGTCACAGCGCTCGAATCGCTTCCTATGACCCCGAGCGGGAAGATAGACCGCAAGGCGCTGGCCGCCATGGAAACGGAACATGCCGCACAGGATACCGGAGGCAGACCACTTGCCCCGGCGGAAGAGATAATGGCGGGAATATGGACGGAACTGCTGGGAACGTGCGCAATCGGCGCGCAATCCAATTTCTTCGAACTTGGCGGCCACTCCCTTTTGGCCACAAGGCTTGTGTCCAGGATCAAAAGCGCGTTTTCCACCGTGATCGAGCTTCGCGCGGTGTTTGAAAACCAGACCCTGGCCGCGCTGTGCCGCCATGTGGCCGGGACGATGGCCGGGTGCCCAGGCGGGCTGCCTCCGATTACCGTGGTGAAGCGATCCGGCCCGGTTCCACTTTCGTCCGGGCAGGAAAGGCTTTGGTTTGAAGAGCAGATGGAAGGGCCGAGCCCGAAATATAACATGGCCTCCTGCCTGAAGCTTGCGGGCAGGCTGGACGTGGCGGCGGTGGAAAAAAGCGTGAACGAAATCGTCCGCCGCCATGAGACGTTGCGGACGGCTTTTACTATGGTGGACGGCGAGCCGATGCAGGTAATAGCCCGCCCAAGCGGTTTGAGCATGCCCGTGGAGGATCTTTCGGCGATGCCGGAGCAGGCGCGCAGGGAGGCGCTCAAGGCGCGTATGGACGAAAACTTCACACGGCCGTTCGACCTCGCGGCCGGGCCGTTGTTCCGCTCATCCCTAGTCCGGCTTGGGGACAGCGAGTATGCGCTTTTATTGGCCATGAGCCATATCATCAGCGACGGGTGGTCCATCGGCGTTTTCGTCCGGGAGTTTTGCGCGCTGTACAACGCATTTTCGGGGGGCGCGCCGGCGCGCTTGCCGCCGATGCCGGTCCAGTACGCCGATTTCGCGGCGTGGCAGCGCGGATGGCTTGACGGCCCGGTGATGAACGGCCAACTTCAATATTGGAAGGAACGACTTGCCGGGGCGCCGGAGCTTTTTGCGCTCCCATCCGCCAGGCAGCCATCTTCCACGGGCAAAACTCCCGCAGGTGGATTTGTCCCGATGCGGATCGAACCGGACATGGCGCGCGCCCTGATTGAACTGGGCCATCGTTTTGGGGCGAGCCTTTTCATGACGATGCTCGCCGCCTTCGGCACGCTCCTTGCCCGCCACAGCGGCGCGGAGGACATCGTGATCGGCACGCCGATAGCCAACCGCAACACGCGCGAGGTGGAGGACCTGATCGGCTTTTTCGTCAACATGTTGCCGCTGCGGCTGGACTTTTCCGGCGATCCGGAGTTTTCGGCCATGGTGGCAAGGACGCGGGACACGGCGCTTGGAGCCTTTGCCAACCAGGACGCCCCTTTCGGCGAGCTGGTGCGGGTGATAAATCCCAAACGCGAGTCTGGCAGGCATCCACTGTTCCAGGTGGTGTTCGTGATGCAGAACGCCCCGGCTGGCGGACTTGAGCTGGACGGCATCACCGCCGAGGCGGTGGCGGGGGACACCATATTGCCCAAATACGATCTTCTATTTTCATTCGCGCAGGGGGCGGGTGGCGAACTGCACGGGGTCATAGAATACAACGCGGACATGTACGGCAGGAGCCTTGTGGAGACGCTTGCCGCCCATTACATGGACATCCTCGGACAGGCGGCCAAAGATCCGGCCACGCGGCTTTACGATTTCACCATCGGCGCCCACGCAGGCGCGCCGGACACATCGGCGTTCGGCATGGCCGGGGAAAACAACGATGATTTCCAGTTTTGA
- the phpK gene encoding PhpK family radical SAM P-methyltransferase, with protein MTDCLIIGFNDFDFREQVEMTRSMDGASGAHRDLKLAYINHNGVPKRALDIFSEFHGGQRFHNQDFLAPSIVHLGTYLAKKGFSFDYVNLFQQGKETLRRKLESGDALTVAVTTTFYVSAPPVMEVISFVRSVAPKVKIIVGGPFIAGQQNGGGPEAMREFFTYLGADVYVISQEGEAALANVIGAIKSGSPLSGVDNIAYLDGDGHTTTRIAPENNPLGDNTPDYSLFKKDDIGQFVSLRTAKSCPFSCAFCGFPRRAGKYSYIGPDEVEKALDSIREIGGVSTLTILDDTFNVPKKRFKEILRMMIRKNHGFRWNSFYRSDYGDEETAELMRRAGCEGVFMGAESGSDAMLEKMNKTSRRKDYLDAIRLMKNAGIVTHVALIIGFPGETRDTARETADFIEEAGPDFFRAQLWYCDPVTPVWEKRRELGITGSAFNWAHATMDSREAADIVEKMFLTVENSAWTPQNNFELWSVFYLMRHGMNLNQVKTFVRCFNNVIKEELIRGADVEDADPLMENLRRACRFGGTQPDLELIEAYSGARIAVRLESPGGGAVEEDAKQSFNF; from the coding sequence ATGACCGACTGCCTGATAATCGGCTTTAACGATTTTGATTTCCGCGAGCAGGTGGAGATGACACGCTCCATGGACGGCGCGTCCGGGGCGCACCGGGACTTGAAGCTGGCGTATATAAACCATAACGGCGTTCCGAAACGGGCGCTGGACATCTTTTCGGAGTTCCACGGCGGCCAAAGGTTTCACAACCAGGATTTCCTGGCCCCTTCGATCGTCCATCTGGGGACATACCTTGCGAAAAAGGGATTTTCGTTCGATTACGTCAACCTTTTCCAGCAAGGCAAGGAGACTTTGCGGCGCAAGCTGGAGAGCGGCGATGCGCTCACGGTGGCGGTCACCACCACGTTCTATGTCTCCGCCCCGCCGGTGATGGAGGTGATATCGTTCGTGCGCTCCGTTGCGCCCAAAGTGAAGATCATCGTGGGCGGTCCGTTCATCGCCGGCCAGCAAAACGGGGGCGGCCCGGAGGCGATGCGGGAGTTCTTCACATATCTTGGGGCGGATGTGTATGTGATCAGCCAGGAGGGGGAAGCGGCGCTGGCCAATGTCATCGGAGCCATAAAATCAGGCTCGCCGCTTTCCGGGGTGGACAATATCGCATACCTGGACGGCGACGGCCACACAACAACAAGGATCGCGCCGGAAAATAATCCTCTCGGGGACAACACGCCGGATTATTCCCTGTTCAAGAAAGATGACATAGGGCAATTCGTGTCCCTCCGCACCGCCAAATCATGCCCTTTCTCATGCGCGTTCTGCGGATTTCCAAGGCGCGCCGGAAAATACAGCTATATCGGCCCCGATGAGGTGGAAAAGGCCCTCGACTCCATCAGGGAAATCGGCGGCGTGTCCACCCTGACCATACTCGACGACACTTTCAACGTCCCCAAAAAACGGTTCAAGGAAATCCTGCGGATGATGATCCGCAAAAACCATGGATTCCGCTGGAACTCGTTTTACAGGAGCGACTATGGCGACGAGGAGACAGCGGAGCTTATGCGGCGGGCAGGATGCGAGGGGGTGTTCATGGGGGCGGAGTCCGGCTCGGACGCGATGCTTGAGAAAATGAACAAGACCTCTCGCAGGAAGGATTACCTTGACGCCATCCGGCTAATGAAGAATGCAGGCATAGTGACCCATGTGGCCCTTATCATCGGCTTTCCGGGCGAAACGCGGGATACGGCGCGGGAAACGGCCGATTTTATCGAGGAAGCCGGGCCGGACTTTTTCCGGGCGCAGCTTTGGTATTGCGACCCTGTCACCCCTGTCTGGGAAAAGCGCAGGGAGCTTGGCATAACCGGCTCCGCCTTCAACTGGGCGCACGCCACCATGGACTCGCGCGAGGCGGCGGACATCGTGGAGAAAATGTTCCTGACCGTTGAAAACTCCGCGTGGACGCCGCAGAACAACTTTGAGCTGTGGAGCGTGTTCTACCTTATGCGGCATGGCATGAACCTTAATCAGGTAAAGACTTTCGTCCGATGCTTCAATAATGTAATTAAGGAAGAGCTGATCCGCGGGGCTGATGTGGAGGACGCAGATCCACTGATGGAAAATTTAAGGCGCGCCTGCCGGTTTGGCGGGACTCAGCCGGACTTGGAATTGATAGAAGCGTATTCCGGAGCCCGTATCGCCGTCCGGCTGGAAAGCCCCGGCGGTGGAGCGGTGGAAGAGGACGCGAAGCAATCGTTTAATTTTTAG